A DNA window from Puniceicoccales bacterium contains the following coding sequences:
- the miaA gene encoding tRNA (adenosine(37)-N6)-dimethylallyltransferase MiaA yields MARLLLLTGYTAVGKTELSLKLAEALNAEILSCDSVQIYRCMDIGSAKPSKADCQRIKHHGIDMVDIHDKFDIQQYVDYALGVMADVAGRGKNLLIVGGSGFYLKSFYYPVMDDVAIPEDVRAKVQMLYHDFGLDGLVRKINELSGDALGNLDMKNPRRIARALERCLVTGRTVEENVAGFMSKSCPFSNHRKITVLLTRNCMGDRVRARIIKMIEDGLIDEVKHLMEIGIESNRSAARAIGYGETIAFIKSGSGDLDRLIDSMVRNTHRLIRKQRTWFKRQIPVDLEICLDDYSIDESFDLIHMFLIQNYIWN; encoded by the coding sequence ATGGCTAGATTGCTTCTATTAACCGGTTACACCGCCGTCGGCAAGACTGAGTTGTCGTTGAAACTGGCCGAGGCATTGAATGCAGAGATTCTTTCCTGTGACTCGGTGCAGATATATCGCTGTATGGATATAGGTTCGGCCAAGCCGTCGAAGGCCGATTGCCAGCGTATCAAGCATCATGGAATAGACATGGTGGATATACATGACAAATTTGATATACAACAATATGTAGATTACGCTCTGGGGGTAATGGCCGATGTGGCTGGGCGCGGCAAAAATCTGCTAATTGTCGGTGGCAGTGGTTTTTATCTGAAGTCATTCTACTATCCAGTGATGGATGATGTGGCGATTCCAGAGGATGTGAGAGCCAAGGTGCAAATGCTATATCATGACTTTGGATTGGATGGTTTAGTGAGGAAAATTAACGAGCTAAGTGGTGATGCTCTAGGTAATTTGGATATGAAAAATCCTAGAAGAATTGCCAGGGCGCTAGAGCGTTGCCTGGTGACCGGAAGGACCGTGGAAGAAAATGTTGCTGGATTTATGTCAAAATCCTGCCCATTCTCCAACCATAGAAAAATTACGGTGTTGCTAACTAGAAATTGCATGGGCGACCGGGTCCGGGCCAGGATTATAAAAATGATTGAAGATGGGCTGATTGATGAGGTTAAGCACTTAATGGAGATAGGGATAGAATCCAATAGAAGTGCTGCCAGAGCCATAGGCTATGGAGAGACGATTGCCTTTATAAAAAGTGGTTCTGGTGATTTGGATAGGCTGATCGACTCTATGGTAAGAAATACCCATCGTCTCATTCGAAAGCAGCGCACATGGTTTAAAAGGCAAATTCCTGTGGATTTGGAAATCTGTCTGGATGATTATTCTATTGACGAAAGCTTTGACTTAATTCATATGTTCCTTATACAGAATTATATATGGAATTAA